The Oligoflexia bacterium genomic sequence CCTAAAGAATCGCTTTGCGGCTGAAGTTAAAGCACGCTCAATGGTACTCAGCAAATTTAATATTTCAGCAGATATTTTTATATATTCCAAAAAAGATTTTGATCAGTGGAAGAATGAGCTGAGCTCAATCCCTGAGACGGCCCTTAATACTGGGAAAGAGATAGAGCTTGGCTAGGCGAAAGATCGTTAAGCAATGGCTTCTCTATTCTATTAGAGATCTAAAACAAGCCCAGAAAATTTTAACGATGGGGCCTGAAATGAAGTACGGAGCAGCCTTTCATGCACAGCAGTGCGTGGAAAAGGCTGTGAAAGCCTACCT encodes the following:
- a CDS encoding nucleotidyltransferase domain-containing protein, with the translated sequence MKSAESKKLKEIVVLLKKEFDPSRLFLFGSRANGSNRADSDYDFVLVIPGLKNRFAAEVKARSMVLSKFNISADIFIYSKKDFDQWKNELSSIPETALNTGKEIELG